The Ficedula albicollis isolate OC2 chromosome 5, FicAlb1.5, whole genome shotgun sequence genome includes the window ATTAGCAATTTGCAAATTCATCCTCATGTTTTCTTcatgaaggaaaatataaatgatCAAGGACCTCTTAGCTATAGTTTCTCACCCTTGTAAAACAGTGGGGTTTGTTTCCTAGTGCTGAAGTCACTACTTACTTTTCCTCCTCCCATGATCTTCTCTGCAGCATACACTGATTTGCCACAACGGGGACATTTTTCCACATCTACCATCTTTTTGGCAAACTTTGAAGCATTAGTTGGTGTTGAAGGGCGAGCAGGCTTTGGTGACCCCCTACAACAGatgtttttaaagctgctttaaaatgttACCTTCTTTAGAAAAAggatttaatgattttttagtaaggcattaaaaatactaaattgCTGGTCTCTGACATGGAAAAggtgacagaaaaagaagaaaatcaaagtaTTCGATTGAATTCTGTGGTTGAGAAGTTGGTACTGGAAACTCTGATGCTACTGTTCTGGGCTAAGTAcatggagctggcagcagccacatgTAGAAAagattaatgaaaaatgaagtaaaaaccAATTTTCTCTCATTGAGAGGCAAGAGGGAAAATACAAGGAAGATATGTTCTCTGGTCTTTGTAACTGGCTTTCTGCTGGTATTTGtcaagctgaaaataaaaattcaggttttcagGCTTTAGTTTCGTTAGGCAGTGAAACATTTGGACCAGGAATTGAGGTTCTTACCTGGCCTAGGGACAAAAGGACATCAGAAAAgtagctttattttctgtttctggacTTTGGGCTTTATATCTTTGCATATAAACCCTTCcacagaataatttctgaattatcCGATAGTTGGACTGCAACAGGTCATTATCCACAGGATGTGACAGTTTTTGGTGCAGAACTCTGCCAGTAATGGATTTATAGGGTACATTTAAGGAGCTACAGTTAAATACATTAACTTTTAGTAAGCTTTTATTTCCTACACAGCATATTGGTTAATCGGTTTCTTTATAATTAGACCACCAGAAGGAAGAAGCATTGTTGATTTAGAAATGTGCAGCTTTGAGAATTGCAGGAAAATCCTACAAAAATGAACTGTCAGAGCTAATTACGTGCTTTTGGAAGGTGGTATCCCATTAGGATTTCTTTGTTCAAACACTTTCTCAGTGTGTTAGTAAGTGTTACTTGAACCACTGGGAGGATTTAGAAATGTTATATCCCCCATTGAGAGGAGAACTAACAGTATAGGGTAGTGTGATTATTTCTCTAAGAGTAAAACCTTTACTGTATTTTAGCCtctaacaggaaaaaagaatatttttctgtggtgaATGCGACTTTACCATTGTGCTACAAAAGGCAGATTACAATTGCAGTGAATATTTATATGTGGGGTGGCATATAAAGGCTGGTTCTGCAGATTAATTGCCTATTGAAGGAAGGGATAATTTGTAAAGCAGGCTTAAAGAGACTGAGCATCATTAAAAATTGTAAATTACTGTGTCCATGGAAGGAAAGGGTGTAGGAAAGTCTGCTCTGCTTCTTATGCTGGATGTTGTTAtggaaacagaataaaatgtatGAAACACCCTGGTAAAAGACAAGTAGGACCAGAAAAAGGAGCAGTCACTGGGAATTAACTCACTGCTGCAGATTCAAGCCCAGGTGGTCTCCAGTGTCAGTGCTGAGGCATCCAGCCCCTTGTCCAAAGCCAACACCTTTGGGGCCGTATTTTCTCCCATAACAGGTTTTGCAGTAGATTTCAGAGTCATGAGCTGCTACTGTGGTGCTGTCCAGAGCCTTCCTGCAAGCCACTgaaaacagggagagagaggCATGTATCGGCATTTGCCTTTTCAAATTTGAATTTATgtggtttaaaataatttgaattagtatttatttttgtttagctttaaaaatatggGGAAAGGAGCCAATCAGTATAAAACTTGACTGGGTTGTTGCTGAAGTAAGTTATCTTGTACCGCCAGGGAAGTCTAGATCTGTGAAGCTTGAAATGGACTTGAGATAACCACCCTGAACTCCGAAACCttaagaaagggagaaagaaggtTGCAGGCCACAGTTGATGCCACTGTGCATCtggatttttcaaaatacatgtTCTGAGTCTGTGATGGCTtcctcagctcagcccaggctgtTTTTTGATGTGGTGTGTTTCTGAAAGAGGTTTTAACATCGACACCCTGTCTGGAGTCAGGTAGAacatgttggggtttttttatcatTATGTGTTTGTTGGAGCAGTGACACTATGgcaaagcaagcagcagctctgtcgGACTCCCTCCAGGATGACAAGAGTGTGGCTGTTGCCATTCCCAAACAGAGCTCTTACAAATCTTGTTTGATACAGAGAACAACAGCTTCGCTTAGCTCACTAAGAAAGGTCTGGCAGACTTTTGGACAGAAGGTGCCACAGGAATACCCAGCTTTCCTCAGGGAACACAAATTATGTCCTCTACAGCTCTAGTAATAatgaacagggaaaaaaatagtagCTACACTCCTCGTATGCCTGTGTTTGCTGCACCACTTTGGAAACTCAGTGTGGGACAGCCTCCATCCCACAGAGAGAGGAAGATCTTCCAATTCAGAGTGTCTCTTGAAAACCAGGATTTTCTAGTATGctaaaaaattactatttcaaTGCTTCTTACAAATTGTTCACTGTTCAACAGTGGTTGATTAGGAGTGGGAAAAAATAGGCAGAAACTTTCTCTCCAGGTTCCTCAGAATAAATGCTTGCCCTGCAGAGGGTATTCCAGTCATGGGCTATTGATAGCTTGGAAAACAAAGTTGCTGAGTTCATGTGTGCAACAGAAAGCTGTGAAATACAGAAGTGTTGGAAGTGGCTGCAAGTGCAAGCTCTGAAGGAGCTACCTGAGGGTTTGATTAGCCTGTTTCCCCTACGTTTACTTTAAATGTCCTCCTCTGAATCCAATTTATCCACCACTGGGAATTTACACCCTGGAACATCTGCAGTTTTAATTATAGACTCCTAGAATGGGTTGCGTCATCAGGGACTTTAAAGACCCTGTAGTTCCAAGCCCTGGACTGGGTTGTTGCTAAGAGGCAGTATATTATACTAGTTATacatccccagctctctggTTGTCTTTGAGCTTTCCTCCCCCCTGTATTGCATGGAGAgggaaataatttgaaaagacCTTTATacttaacagaaataaaatgaggcACTTCTGTAAATGTGTGAGCCTTCTCATACTACAGTCTTGCTTTGAGATGATAATTATATTTGCTAAGGGAGTTAAGGGATGATGGAAACTCTAGCAGCAGATAAAGTGTTTCTATTTCTGGTACCTTAGGCATAGGGTATCAATTCACCACGACAGATGGAGCAAAAGCCCTTGAAGTGCTATTGTTGAAATAACTTTGAGACCTGTCATCTGCCAACAGATCCTGTTCTCCCGCCGGCGCTGAGGAGATCCAGGTTGATGGCATGAGGTCCTGCCAAATGTCCATCACAGCTGCACTTTGGGTAAGAGCTGTCAGTGAAACAACAGTCTGCAGGTAAACAGGAATCTGCATGGGAAGGAGGGATTGCTGTAAAcacttttctctcttgcagTACTTGTAGGGAAGAACCGTGGAGCAGAGAGAGAGTGTTAAATATAGGTTAGCTTGTCTGGTTCTTCTCACCTTAACAGGTTGCTTTGAATTCTTTATAATTCTGCTGAAATTGAACTCTTTGGTCAAAAAAATACTGATGTGCTTTGTGTACCTCATCAAATATAATGTGAAATAGAAGatatatttgaaataactttATATAGAAGTATACAAAAGTGCAGCTAAACTGTTTCCATGCCTGAGTTTAGGTTGGGGAAGATTAGTTTCCTTCTGTTGAGAAATGAAATCCTCTAAGTGGTTCATAGAAAAGCCCATGAATGTGATACATGATCCTgaggcacccagagctgctgaacaTTGTATGTGAATCATGGGAGAAAGCAAAGCCAATTAGCATACCTTTCATATGCCAGTTGGGCAACTTTAGGTTTTGACCTTAAACATATTTCTGATGGGAATACTATTTTTAGTATCTAAcctattaataatttaattcagACTCAAAACATGgggcaaataaaaaaataaaaaaaaccaagctaCAACAAAATACACCGCCAACCAAACAAGAAAAGCCCCACAACAAATATTCGATAGAGCTAATGGATGTAAGTGGTTTATCATgaatcactaaaaaaaaataattcaattgtACTAAGAACGAAGCTTATACTTGAGAAATATTCATAACTGTGCTCTATTAGgacagctgttttatttttatttactattaATTGTTATAGGCAGAACATGGAAACATTAAGAAGATTCTAGCTGAGACCAAGATTTTCCTTTTACCATTCTGCAAGAATTGGCTGAAGATTATCAGTTAGCTGAAAACTTTTTTGAGGGAATCCTTTTTTACTTGGCCTTTTAGACATCACTAAAGGCATCATTTGGACTTTTAGGCATCACTTTTAGGGCACCTGGAGAAAGGCAAAGACAGCTCAGGTGTATCCTTTGGACTCATTCTGCAAAGTGCTGCACTGTGTCAGCTAAGCAAGTAATGTTAGTCTCATGCCTCCAAGTAAGAAGCCTCTATTCCCcctggaaaggagggagaaaattGGATTCAATATCTCCTAAACTATCACACTGGAAGTCATACTGCAAAGGTACTAATCCCAAGTATTGTCTGCAAAACAAACCCTTCAGCTATTTTTAGTTCTTAGCAAATTGTttgctctctccctctccacaAAGGGCAAACAGCTGAATTGGTACcttctctctgatttttttttctttcttttttagaatTTCTACCTCctctgcagagaaagcaaaaaacctgGAAGCCAAACATCATGGAGGAGTGTAGAGGGAAAGAGTAAGTGAAATAGGACTACATGAAATATGGGAAGGAGGAGACGGAGGTACGTGCAGAGTGCTGGTGGGAGGTTTTGATGACAGCAGGGTCTTTCATCTTTTCGGTGTGAAACAAATTAATGTCAGGATTCACTGTGAAAGTAATCATCTCTTAAAAGCAAAGACGTAATTATCCTTCTGTCTAATGAGTGCTGTTTGTTTAGTTCTGCTGGACTTTTTAATCTGAAGCAAACCTGTGATGTGCCACATTGTGGGACAGAAGGAAGTGTTTTCTGGAGATGGACCTAGATAGTGTGATTCTGCAACACCTCAGTGTCCCTGGAAAAATCCATCTAATGCTTGGACAAAGAAAAGCCAGGAGCCCAAGAAGCAGATTGCTCCAGgtaaaatgcagcaaaactaCCTGCCAagtaatacaaaaataaatgttctggGTTTAATGGAAGAGTTATGCAGAGCTATGGGGGTGCTGTGATGTTAAACTATTCAGCCCAGCTTACTGCAGAGGAAGCACGACTTGTGGAAACTCCTTCCATTGCACTGGATTTCCTCTGCGTGGTACACTGTCTTTTCACAGGCCCCACACTTGGCTCCTCCTCCCCAGTTCGGCATCCTTATCTGAAGAGTTAACCTAGGAAATcaaattacataaataaatacaagggCAAATGTGAATTCTTTTAAATGGAAcagcttgatttaaaaaaaaaaaaatcatcttttctccctccccagtCAACTACTACTGCATACTTGCAATGTACTTCATACCTGTGTGGTAGCAGAAGTGAGGGTGCTACCCTGGTGCTTTGGGGACACGGACAGTCTAAATCCCTGTGATTCTTTCTTGtaaaaaattttattccttAGCCTGGTACATTGTGATGGGAAATATGTGAAATGATTGCAAGGTGTTTCAGTGACAAGATGCTAGGACTACTCAACCCTCTTCTGGAAAAGAGCATCTAGGGTTTGTTTTCCataaaatcataattttctttcaatacTGCCCTCTCTTATACTCCAGCACAGGCTTTTCTGAGTTCCTCATGAAACAGCCACAAGATAAggtgttggttttttctttgtcaaatgcatttaaaatctaaacatcagagaaaagaaaggagccATGGCTACTGTTGGGGTTCTTGCTATTCCAGTCAGTACTGGAGTGCCTTGCACAAGGTCACGCAGGAGGAGACCAGCCCAGGTGTCCTGATGTCAGCCTCAGTCCCTTCCCTGTGATTGTGCTGTCACACACCTGGAACAACCCCAGCCTCAGCCTGCcattctgtttttttgtttaagtcATCATTTCTGGAAAGACTGGGATGTCATCTTATCATCTGCACACCGTATTATCAGCTTGTTCCAAGCTCCTGGCACaggctttcctcctccttcttggAAAAGCAGTCACCTTCTTATTATAGTTATTTTGAAGCCTGCTTGTACTATTTGTGTTTGAATAAATTCACCAAAAGGTACTTTTAACTAAGAGAAGGCTTTTGAAGGTTGAATCAGGCCTGCTACCTGAGAATTTTCTTCTGAGGTGAGATGATGGAGAGACATGATATCATAGCAGTGATGTAACAGAGCTGGTGTTTTCAATTAGTTGCATTTTAGGCtaacattttaatatatatttacattGGACTAATATTTTGTGCTTATCATCATCTCAGTGATTTCTGCACTTGAATCCTCTGAATTTCAGAATGAAATGAACAATGTCTACATGCCAGCTCTGCACCCTGAGGGAAATCCTTTCTGACAACTAAGACCAAAAATCCTGCAGCGTTATAACAGAGTTGCCTGTCCAGCAAAAGGAAGGTGCACACACTGGAGTAATAGCACCAGAGACATGACAATGGGGGCAGGTTTTGCAGTCTGTATTTGATAACAGTGCAGATACCAGCATATCCAAACATCTCTGCCTTACCACAGCATTTATTAGCATATCCTGAACCCTGTGTAATTAAATAGTCACTGTTGTGACTGCTTCCTTCACTAGACAGCGTACCTGTCATCCTCATGCAAGATCCAATCTCTCCTCCTCTTTGTGAGGCTGATTTATGCTCACCTGAACACCCTCCCCAGCTCAGTCAGCCCGGCCCTCTGCTGTCATACCACAGCAGGATCATTAATCTCTTCCAGACCCTCCCATCTCCCTTGGgaggctgctcaggagcagaACTGCTCTGGCAGTTCCAAAACAGTAATGgtgcagaaaggaaatgaaaacccAGCTTTCTTCTTCCCCGTTTATCTGTAATGTAACAagtgagaagcaaaaaaaacttATGTAGctgaaataagaaacaaaactaaCTGTGCACAATGAACAGATGATTAATCTAATCTCTCTCACTCAGTGAAGCCTTTATAGAATAGCACTGTCA containing:
- the CSRP3 gene encoding cysteine and glycine-rich protein 3, translated to MPNWGGGAKCGACEKTVYHAEEIQCNGRSFHKSCFLCMACRKALDSTTVAAHDSEIYCKTCYGRKYGPKGVGFGQGAGCLSTDTGDHLGLNLQQGSPKPARPSTPTNASKFAKKMVDVEKCPRCGKSVYAAEKIMGGGKPWHKTCFRCAICGKSLESTNVTDKDGELYCKVCYAKNFGPKGIGFGGLTQVEKKECE